A stretch of the Spartinivicinus poritis genome encodes the following:
- a CDS encoding transporter substrate-binding domain-containing protein translates to MSTLICFLLVFSAFSAEKVIYPQSTKRELDIEELLHIIIDASKKDFGACELVSHEEKVNEAKLRYLITHGSAYDVIWSSATPYLEKYLIPIWQPIRKGLLGYRIFIIRKQDQPKFSKLKTLNELKKLTVAQGRFWNDVEVFRANNINVQTSTDYESLFDMVSKGRVDYFSRGVNEAPEEYDDRIERLPNLHIEQDILVYYPWPKFFYVSKKKPQLEKRIKHGFELIKTNGQYDKWFWKHNEEAIKRAKLKSRKLFRLHNPLFTKESLLNDTSLWFNPFE, encoded by the coding sequence TTGAGTACTCTTATATGCTTTCTGCTGGTATTTAGTGCCTTTTCTGCCGAAAAAGTAATATATCCACAGTCTACAAAAAGGGAGCTTGATATTGAAGAATTACTACATATCATCATTGATGCTTCAAAAAAAGATTTTGGAGCATGCGAGTTGGTTTCACATGAAGAGAAAGTCAATGAAGCAAAGCTTCGATATTTAATAACGCATGGATCAGCCTATGATGTAATTTGGAGCAGCGCCACTCCTTATCTTGAAAAGTATTTAATTCCTATTTGGCAACCCATTAGAAAAGGCTTATTAGGTTATCGTATTTTTATCATCCGCAAACAAGATCAGCCAAAATTTTCTAAATTAAAAACGTTGAATGAGCTGAAGAAGCTTACAGTAGCCCAAGGACGCTTTTGGAATGACGTGGAAGTATTCAGAGCGAATAATATAAATGTTCAAACTAGTACAGACTATGAAAGCTTATTTGATATGGTATCTAAAGGAAGGGTTGACTACTTTTCTCGAGGCGTTAATGAAGCTCCAGAGGAATACGATGACCGGATAGAACGCTTACCAAACTTACATATTGAGCAAGATATCTTAGTATACTATCCTTGGCCAAAATTCTTCTATGTTTCCAAAAAAAAGCCACAACTAGAAAAAAGAATCAAACATGGTTTTGAGTTAATTAAAACTAATGGTCAATATGACAAGTGGTTTTGGAAACATAATGAAGAAGCTATAAAAAGGGCCAAGCTGAAGTCAAGAAAGTTATTCAGGCTACATAATCCTCTTTTCACAAAAGAGTCATTACTAAATGACACATCTTTGTGGTTTAACCCATTCGAATAA
- a CDS encoding LemA family protein has translation MSIPTIITLAILIGAAFYVISIYNNLVKKRNTFKNAFAQIEVQLKRRHDLIPNLVETAKGYMKHEQETLEKVISARNAAANLLQDLAQHLTPDDVRKFSQAEQSLTGALGQLNVVMENYPDLKASQNMMQLSEELTSTENKVSRARQFYNDAVTDYNNFRQSFPPNVLANMFGHTQDIGLLEFADSAQIQQVPKVSF, from the coding sequence ATGTCTATCCCCACAATCATCACCCTTGCTATCTTAATCGGTGCAGCCTTTTATGTAATTAGTATCTACAATAATTTGGTGAAAAAGCGGAATACTTTTAAAAATGCCTTTGCTCAAATCGAAGTACAATTAAAAAGGCGGCATGATTTGATCCCAAACTTAGTTGAAACTGCCAAAGGCTACATGAAACATGAACAAGAGACCTTAGAAAAAGTCATATCTGCCAGGAATGCAGCAGCAAATTTATTACAGGATCTAGCCCAACACTTAACCCCAGATGATGTAAGAAAATTTAGTCAAGCTGAGCAATCTCTAACAGGTGCGCTTGGACAGCTTAATGTTGTGATGGAAAATTATCCGGACCTGAAAGCCAGCCAAAATATGATGCAGCTTTCAGAGGAATTAACCAGCACAGAAAATAAAGTGTCTAGAGCCAGACAATTTTATAATGACGCAGTCACTGACTACAATAACTTTCGACAGTCATTTCCACCCAATGTACTTGCCAATATGTTTGGCCACACTCAGGATATTGGCTTGCTTGAATTTGCCGATTC
- the nfi gene encoding deoxyribonuclease V (cleaves DNA at apurinic or apyrimidinic sites) produces MRPIIDHPPWITESDALKVQYQLAAKVITEDDFSKIHYVAGVDVAYEKHSNQLIAAVVVLNATSTLQIVETATATGRAQFPYIPGLFSFRELPPLVKALEQLSTEPDLIICDGQGIAHPRRFGLACHLGILYNIPTIGCGKTRLIGEAGTIAPTRGSFTELIDNEEVIGCVLRTQSDVKPIYVSIGHRVCLATACEWVLKLSPKYRLPETTRQADQLVNQLMKKANNG; encoded by the coding sequence ATGAGGCCAATAATAGACCATCCTCCTTGGATAACTGAATCTGATGCTTTAAAGGTGCAATATCAGTTAGCAGCCAAGGTAATAACAGAAGATGACTTTAGTAAAATTCACTATGTTGCAGGAGTAGATGTTGCGTATGAAAAGCACAGCAATCAGCTAATTGCTGCTGTAGTTGTATTAAATGCAACAAGCACCCTTCAAATAGTTGAAACGGCTACAGCCACAGGTAGGGCTCAGTTTCCTTATATTCCTGGATTATTTTCATTTAGAGAGTTACCGCCATTAGTCAAGGCTTTAGAGCAGTTATCAACAGAGCCTGATTTAATCATATGTGATGGTCAAGGAATTGCACATCCTCGTCGATTCGGTTTGGCTTGCCACTTAGGGATTTTGTATAACATACCAACCATTGGTTGTGGAAAAACTCGACTAATAGGTGAAGCTGGAACAATAGCGCCGACTAGGGGAAGTTTTACAGAACTAATCGATAATGAAGAAGTCATTGGTTGTGTATTACGGACACAAAGCGATGTAAAGCCAATTTATGTTTCTATTGGTCATCGTGTATGCTTAGCAACTGCTTGTGAATGGGTATTAAAACTATCTCCAAAATACCGGTTACCAGAGACAACAAGACAGGCAGACCAGCTAGTAAATCAATTAATGAAAAAGGCAAACAATGGCTAA
- a CDS encoding exonuclease, giving the protein MAKPEIYVSTDIEADGPIPGPHSMLSFASAAYTADKKLIKTFSANLETLPEAAAHPNTKAWWDKNPEAWAACRENCQSPDVAMKNYVEWLKALPGTPVFVGYPATYDFMFIYWYLIRFAGESPFSHSGLDIKTYAMAVLKTNYRESTKKNMPKRWFDKLPHTHVALDDAIEQGALFCNIMREADKTY; this is encoded by the coding sequence ATGGCTAAACCAGAAATATATGTAAGCACTGACATAGAAGCGGATGGACCAATTCCTGGGCCTCACTCTATGTTAAGCTTTGCTTCTGCTGCTTATACAGCAGATAAGAAACTGATTAAAACATTCTCTGCAAACTTAGAAACATTACCTGAGGCAGCTGCACACCCTAATACCAAGGCTTGGTGGGATAAGAACCCTGAAGCTTGGGCTGCCTGTCGGGAAAACTGTCAATCACCAGATGTTGCAATGAAAAACTATGTAGAGTGGCTAAAAGCGCTGCCTGGTACACCAGTGTTTGTTGGCTATCCTGCAACTTACGACTTTATGTTTATTTACTGGTATTTAATTCGTTTTGCTGGCGAAAGTCCATTTTCTCACTCCGGTTTGGATATTAAAACCTATGCGATGGCTGTATTAAAAACGAATTATCGTGAATCCACTAAAAAAAATATGCCTAAACGCTGGTTTGATAAGCTTCCACATACGCATGTTGCCTTAGACGATGCTATTGAACAAGGAGCACTTTTTTGTAATATAATGCGTGAGGCGGATAAAACATATTAG
- the mscK gene encoding mechanosensitive channel MscK, which yields MLYQSIQHIVKCFSVGLLLVLLLKPVYLYAAGDESGLDIKLPTTSALTESLKRIEKKKLEENEAELLRDIIEKTIDDLNNIEKYKKKYKELRIEYKAIPAKLKKVEAEATKITIPENEALLKKYQGMDSRALDETISDKQGQLAEFQSQLDRTKSLITITQKLPESTKEEIRKNNDQIAELNVLIRDIESGEDSDSFPEERSQQNLAHIELLQQKSSLLRLQGRNSSKSLKLLQAQEALLSAQINLMDKQVKAMETLVIYKRKEEADKVRESATKVTESITKNHPIVQKEAAKNLDHSNALSQVAEKIGVYSKKVSKIKRDQETIKKIQQDIEQQTALLGGSHNLGKFLRKQKQNLPKTEFIQDLPEVITNLRFEQFQLEGEKKKLKERYIKKLSKKLPEDIPKQEHALIIDEVTKLVNTRKELLDSLINQHDKLLKEAIELAGDQKSLEKSRHELAVKLQKQLFWIASNDQMDLDWFGSFSDNFSNQMSKLKGNPWNSLIQNVQARWPLALMFMALILFCIFRRHSLVNYQAWQTEKVGKVQRDNLSVTPKVLAVSFMHSLPIPLALLALGFFMNGGETSTLSKTLSDGFIAAAIASLCVIWLKEITKPDGISTEHFKWKPNVSQHVHQHTRRLALGLVPLAFITAASSHLMVALDSDVIGQIPFMIASLLLSMALVRLIQPPLTLFKSVLLHYLFGYFFALTPLAMVVLTLMGYFYTALTVQGLVLTSLYVVFGWTIIHALIIRNLHVAARRLAFQRALEKRAASRDAEQSQDVFEEPTIDIEAISSQSTRLINAAMLAMLVGIFYLIWSSLLPVFEYLNTFTLWEYKSTTDTGTELVPIKLKDFLLSLLIFGIAMVLSRNLPGLLEIAILSKLRLRQGSAYALTTMVRYLISGFGIIMALSTLGLEWSKLQWLVAALGVGLGFGLQEIFANFISGLIILFERPVRIGDTVTIGDQHGVVSRIRIRATTITDWDNKEIIIPNKVFVTDQLINWSLSNPITRVIINVGVAYGSDLDLTRKLLLKAAHEHPKVLHDPAPDVFFLAFGDSTLNHELRIHVQELRDRLPVIDQLNRTINQLFAKHNIEIAFPQQDIHIKEWPQQMLPSPEDDS from the coding sequence ATGTTATATCAATCTATACAACATATAGTGAAATGTTTTTCCGTCGGTTTATTATTGGTGTTGCTTTTAAAACCTGTCTATTTATATGCAGCAGGAGACGAAAGTGGTTTAGACATTAAGCTACCCACTACCAGCGCTTTGACCGAATCATTAAAGCGCATTGAGAAAAAAAAACTCGAAGAAAACGAAGCTGAGCTACTTCGAGATATTATTGAAAAAACAATTGATGATTTAAACAATATCGAAAAATACAAAAAGAAATATAAAGAACTTCGCATCGAGTACAAAGCTATCCCGGCCAAACTTAAGAAAGTTGAAGCCGAAGCAACCAAAATCACCATTCCAGAAAATGAAGCATTATTAAAAAAATACCAAGGCATGGACTCCAGAGCCCTTGATGAAACGATTAGCGACAAACAAGGACAATTAGCAGAGTTTCAAAGTCAACTCGATCGAACTAAAAGTTTGATCACCATTACTCAGAAGCTGCCTGAGTCTACCAAAGAAGAAATCAGAAAAAATAATGACCAAATTGCAGAGCTAAACGTACTCATTCGTGATATCGAAAGTGGCGAAGATAGCGATAGCTTTCCTGAAGAACGCTCTCAACAAAACTTGGCCCATATTGAGTTACTACAACAGAAAAGCAGCTTACTACGTCTTCAGGGTCGTAACAGTAGCAAAAGCTTAAAACTGCTCCAAGCCCAAGAAGCACTGCTTAGCGCCCAAATAAACCTTATGGATAAGCAAGTTAAAGCGATGGAAACGCTGGTTATTTATAAGCGCAAAGAAGAGGCCGATAAAGTACGTGAGTCTGCAACTAAAGTAACCGAGTCTATTACTAAAAATCACCCCATTGTACAAAAAGAAGCAGCTAAAAACCTCGATCATAGTAATGCTTTGTCACAGGTTGCAGAAAAGATTGGTGTCTATAGTAAAAAAGTTTCTAAAATCAAGCGTGACCAGGAAACCATTAAAAAAATACAGCAGGATATTGAGCAGCAAACAGCATTATTAGGAGGAAGTCATAACCTAGGCAAATTCCTTCGTAAGCAAAAACAAAACCTACCTAAAACAGAGTTTATCCAAGATTTGCCAGAAGTTATTACCAACCTACGCTTTGAGCAGTTTCAGCTAGAAGGAGAGAAGAAAAAGTTAAAAGAAAGATACATCAAAAAGCTTAGTAAAAAGCTGCCAGAAGATATCCCCAAACAAGAGCACGCATTAATTATCGATGAAGTAACCAAACTGGTTAATACCAGAAAAGAGCTTCTAGACAGCTTAATCAACCAGCATGACAAGCTACTAAAAGAAGCAATTGAATTAGCAGGTGATCAAAAGTCTCTAGAAAAGAGTCGTCATGAATTAGCAGTAAAGCTACAGAAGCAATTATTCTGGATTGCCAGTAACGATCAAATGGACCTCGACTGGTTTGGCAGCTTTAGTGACAACTTTAGTAACCAAATGAGCAAGCTAAAAGGTAACCCTTGGAACTCATTAATTCAAAATGTGCAAGCTCGCTGGCCCCTTGCCTTGATGTTTATGGCACTTATTCTGTTTTGTATTTTTCGCCGCCATTCACTGGTTAACTATCAAGCATGGCAAACAGAAAAAGTAGGTAAGGTACAACGAGACAACTTGTCAGTAACACCCAAAGTGCTGGCAGTTAGCTTTATGCATTCACTGCCCATTCCACTTGCCTTATTGGCTTTAGGCTTTTTTATGAATGGTGGTGAAACCAGTACGCTCAGTAAAACACTAAGCGACGGCTTTATTGCTGCAGCGATAGCATCGTTGTGTGTAATTTGGCTAAAAGAAATTACTAAACCTGATGGTATTAGTACCGAACATTTTAAGTGGAAGCCGAATGTCAGTCAGCATGTTCATCAACATACAAGACGACTTGCATTAGGGTTAGTGCCACTTGCATTTATTACTGCAGCCTCTTCTCATTTAATGGTAGCGCTGGATAGCGATGTAATCGGTCAGATTCCCTTTATGATTGCTTCTTTGTTATTAAGCATGGCGCTGGTCAGGTTAATTCAACCACCACTTACTTTGTTTAAATCAGTACTACTCCATTACCTGTTTGGTTACTTCTTTGCATTGACTCCACTGGCAATGGTTGTACTGACTTTAATGGGATATTTCTATACCGCACTGACAGTACAAGGCCTAGTACTCACCTCCCTTTATGTTGTATTTGGCTGGACTATTATTCACGCGTTAATTATTCGTAATTTACATGTAGCCGCTCGCCGTTTGGCTTTCCAGAGAGCTTTGGAAAAACGTGCTGCCAGCCGAGATGCCGAACAAAGCCAGGATGTATTTGAAGAGCCTACAATAGACATTGAAGCAATCAGCAGCCAGTCTACTCGGCTAATTAATGCTGCTATGCTCGCCATGCTTGTAGGTATCTTTTATCTTATCTGGTCGAGCTTATTACCTGTTTTCGAATACTTAAACACCTTTACTCTTTGGGAATACAAATCCACAACAGATACTGGGACTGAACTCGTTCCCATCAAGCTAAAAGATTTTTTGCTGTCACTGCTTATCTTTGGCATTGCCATGGTTCTAAGTCGTAACCTACCTGGTTTGCTGGAAATTGCCATTCTGTCAAAACTCAGACTTCGCCAGGGAAGCGCTTATGCATTAACCACAATGGTGCGCTATCTGATTTCAGGTTTTGGTATTATTATGGCGCTATCCACCTTGGGACTGGAGTGGAGCAAATTACAATGGCTAGTTGCAGCACTCGGTGTAGGTTTAGGCTTCGGCTTACAGGAGATTTTTGCTAACTTTATTTCGGGCTTAATTATCTTGTTTGAACGCCCCGTTCGTATTGGTGATACTGTAACCATTGGTGATCAACACGGTGTTGTTTCTCGAATTAGAATTCGAGCTACTACAATCACTGACTGGGATAATAAAGAAATCATTATTCCCAATAAAGTATTTGTTACAGACCAGCTGATCAACTGGTCATTGTCTAACCCCATTACTCGGGTCATTATCAATGTCGGTGTTGCCTACGGTTCGGATTTAGACTTAACCCGCAAGCTACTGTTAAAAGCAGCTCATGAACACCCCAAAGTGCTACATGACCCTGCACCTGATGTGTTTTTCCTAGCTTTTGGTGACAGCACTTTAAATCATGAGCTACGCATTCATGTTCAAGAGCTAAGAGACCGACTACCCGTTATAGATCAGCTAAACAGAACAATCAATCAGCTATTTGCAAAGCATAATATTGAAATTGCCTTCCCTCAACAAGATATACATATAAAAGAGTGGCCACAACAAATGCTACCCAGCCCAGAGGACGACAGTTAG
- a CDS encoding serine/threonine protein kinase, which produces MNYLLSYTEVSMSHPYDSLTPDTIIEAVESLGYLSDNRIFPLNSYENRVYQVGIEEETPLIAKFYRPGRWSKEQILEEHDFIAELAEVELPAVQPVKLDNCTLHEHQGFQFALFPRYGGHAPECDDADTLLQLGRLLGRIHQVGAVKPFQHRPGITIEQYAINSYQFLLESNFIPSDLIKAYQTLAEDCIKQVEAIWQSGIKPTTIRIHGDCHLGNILTRGDQFHFVDFDDSRMAPAIQDLWMFLSGDRHQQTAQLSELIDGYNEFYTFNTSELRLIEVFRTLRLMHYSAWLAKRWDDPAFPHSFTWFNTPRYWADHILELREQLAALQEPPLSLF; this is translated from the coding sequence ATGAATTATCTTTTATCGTATACAGAGGTTAGCATGAGCCATCCTTATGACAGTTTAACTCCCGACACTATCATCGAGGCTGTAGAGTCATTAGGCTATCTCAGTGATAACCGAATTTTCCCATTGAATAGCTATGAAAACAGGGTCTATCAGGTAGGAATAGAAGAAGAAACACCATTAATTGCTAAGTTTTATCGACCAGGGCGTTGGAGTAAAGAACAAATTCTTGAAGAACATGACTTCATTGCAGAGCTTGCTGAAGTGGAGCTTCCCGCCGTGCAACCGGTAAAACTAGATAACTGTACATTGCATGAACACCAAGGATTTCAATTTGCCCTATTCCCCCGTTATGGTGGCCATGCCCCAGAATGTGATGACGCAGATACCCTGCTCCAACTGGGTAGATTGTTAGGACGTATACACCAAGTAGGGGCAGTTAAACCTTTTCAACATCGCCCTGGAATCACTATTGAACAATATGCCATCAACAGCTACCAGTTTTTACTAGAGAGTAACTTTATCCCGTCAGACTTAATTAAAGCTTATCAAACTCTGGCTGAAGACTGCATCAAACAGGTAGAAGCTATTTGGCAAAGCGGAATTAAGCCGACCACTATTCGAATCCATGGTGATTGTCATTTAGGTAACATTTTAACCCGAGGAGATCAGTTTCACTTTGTTGATTTTGACGATAGCCGTATGGCTCCTGCCATTCAGGACTTATGGATGTTTCTCTCTGGAGACCGCCATCAACAGACAGCACAACTATCAGAATTGATAGATGGTTATAATGAGTTTTATACCTTTAATACCAGTGAGTTAAGGTTAATAGAGGTATTTCGTACCCTACGGTTGATGCATTATAGTGCTTGGTTAGCTAAGCGCTGGGATGACCCTGCCTTCCCTCATAGCTTTACCTGGTTTAACACTCCCCGCTATTGGGCTGATCATATTTTAGAACTACGAGAACAGCTAGCTGCCTTACAAGAGCCTCCACTCAGCTTGTTTTAG
- a CDS encoding extracellular solute-binding protein, translated as MKEVYSLSGYQTDIKFYPLARAKELAKQGKVDGLLPFYHQKITSNVFELSNPFPGSSIGLIKKKSLQIGSFSDLKDRSWHKLVFTDKYKFGAVRGTEDILSNYSEAQTLKLDLVSSDIQNIDKLIANRIDFAVIDKYTAADLLINKRPHFIGKLEFMPPPLLQSNFYVAFSTKSENFKKNIKIFNKGLKVATGNGILTKIMLKHGLMSEAANDTSKQKLTIGTVNNNDMILMKGLSKHFEAMHPNITLEWRILDEDILRKRLMGDLAIADGQFDIMTIGTYETPIWAKRNWLTPLHSFPKEYDIDDIIENVKKSLSYQDIVYALPFYAESSVTYYRTDLLKKINIKMPLQPTYDEIKQIAAEIHNPTEQTYGICLRGKAGWGGNMALLSTMVNTYNGQWFNTKWMPTLDTAPWHEAVSMYKNLIINYGPPEPINNNFVENLSLFANGQCGIWIDATVAAGLLFNPKYSKVYDKFGIANAPVAKTSKGANWLWSWALAIPASSHKKEAAFKFITWATSKDYIKLAAQQEGWVSVPPGTRKSTYQHKDYLQAAPFATFVFNAIQSADPHEPTLTPSPYIGIQYVGIPEFPAIGHQISLKLVEVLKGRISIEQFLKESQDIAKQQMQHSGYILHE; from the coding sequence GTGAAAGAAGTTTACAGTCTTTCTGGCTATCAAACTGATATAAAATTTTATCCATTAGCCAGAGCAAAAGAGTTAGCAAAGCAAGGTAAAGTCGATGGGCTACTGCCCTTTTATCACCAGAAAATAACGAGTAATGTATTTGAGCTATCTAACCCTTTTCCTGGAAGCAGTATTGGATTAATAAAAAAGAAATCATTACAGATTGGAAGTTTCTCTGATTTGAAAGATCGTTCTTGGCATAAACTAGTATTTACAGATAAGTATAAGTTTGGTGCGGTACGAGGAACAGAGGATATTCTATCAAACTATAGTGAAGCTCAAACTTTAAAGCTTGATCTTGTTAGTAGTGATATCCAAAATATTGATAAACTTATCGCCAATAGAATAGATTTTGCTGTAATTGATAAATATACAGCAGCTGACTTGTTAATTAATAAACGGCCACATTTTATTGGGAAGCTTGAGTTTATGCCGCCTCCCTTGCTTCAAAGTAATTTTTATGTTGCTTTTTCTACTAAATCTGAGAATTTTAAAAAAAATATAAAAATATTCAATAAGGGATTGAAGGTAGCTACTGGTAATGGAATACTAACAAAAATTATGTTAAAGCACGGTTTGATGTCTGAAGCAGCTAATGATACCTCTAAACAAAAATTAACTATTGGCACCGTTAATAATAACGATATGATCCTGATGAAAGGATTATCCAAGCACTTTGAGGCCATGCATCCTAATATCACATTGGAGTGGCGAATTCTTGATGAAGATATTTTACGTAAGCGTTTAATGGGAGACTTGGCAATAGCAGATGGTCAGTTTGATATAATGACAATAGGTACTTATGAAACACCAATCTGGGCTAAGCGAAATTGGTTAACACCGCTACATAGTTTTCCAAAAGAATATGATATAGATGATATCATTGAAAATGTTAAAAAAAGCCTATCTTATCAAGATATAGTGTATGCACTCCCTTTTTATGCAGAGAGCTCTGTGACTTATTATCGTACTGATTTATTAAAAAAAATAAATATTAAAATGCCGCTACAGCCTACCTATGATGAAATAAAACAAATTGCTGCTGAAATCCATAATCCTACTGAACAGACATACGGGATATGCTTAAGAGGAAAAGCTGGCTGGGGTGGAAACATGGCTTTGCTAAGCACAATGGTAAATACATATAATGGCCAATGGTTTAATACCAAGTGGATGCCTACTCTGGATACTGCTCCATGGCATGAAGCAGTATCTATGTATAAAAATTTAATTATAAATTATGGGCCACCTGAGCCTATTAATAACAACTTTGTAGAGAATTTGTCATTATTTGCTAATGGCCAATGTGGTATCTGGATTGATGCTACAGTTGCTGCTGGTTTGTTATTTAATCCAAAATATTCAAAAGTATATGATAAGTTTGGTATTGCTAATGCACCAGTAGCTAAAACGTCAAAAGGCGCAAACTGGCTTTGGTCATGGGCATTAGCTATCCCTGCATCATCTCATAAGAAGGAAGCAGCATTTAAGTTTATTACTTGGGCAACATCAAAAGACTATATAAAACTGGCTGCACAGCAAGAAGGGTGGGTATCTGTGCCTCCAGGCACAAGAAAGTCTACGTATCAACATAAAGACTATTTGCAAGCAGCGCCGTTTGCAACGTTTGTATTCAATGCAATTCAATCTGCTGATCCACATGAGCCTACTTTGACTCCATCACCTTATATTGGAATTCAATATGTAGGGATTCCAGAATTTCCTGCTATTGGACATCAAATAAGCTTAAAGTTGGTTGAGGTATTAAAGGGGCGAATTAGTATTGAGCAATTTTTAAAAGAAAGCCAAGATATTGCAAAGCAACAAATGCAGCATTCTGGATATATCCTTCACGAATGA
- a CDS encoding Fe(3+) dicitrate ABC transporter substrate-binding protein, giving the protein MQKIKLICLLLVLYTCSILASNQHDALTLSASPKRIVVLEFSFVDALASINVSPIGVADDKDTERVIPEVRAIIKPWTSVGMRSQPSIEAIAQLNPDLIIADKQRHSAIYEDLSKIASTLLLKSRGESYQENLQSALKIGVALNKEQQMKDRINQHEAVMSKYQAKFLQQDKVQFAVVTDKGMWMHGPLSYAGGVIDALGLSSPISQQINKPYIETSLEQLLKINPDWLLIGPYKNETVIDEWEKNPLFRMLSAAQKKQIIKVSPALWSLNRGMIAAEIIAKDLDTLLNSQ; this is encoded by the coding sequence GTGCAAAAAATAAAACTTATATGTTTACTTCTAGTTTTGTATACATGCTCCATTCTAGCCTCTAATCAACATGATGCACTCACTCTTTCAGCATCTCCTAAGCGTATTGTAGTACTGGAATTTTCTTTTGTTGATGCTCTAGCTTCAATCAATGTATCCCCAATTGGCGTAGCTGATGATAAAGATACTGAGCGGGTAATACCCGAGGTACGGGCTATTATCAAGCCCTGGACTTCCGTTGGAATGCGATCTCAACCTAGCATAGAAGCAATTGCACAGTTAAATCCTGATTTAATTATTGCTGATAAGCAGCGTCACTCGGCGATTTATGAAGATTTATCAAAAATTGCTTCAACTTTATTGCTGAAGAGTCGAGGAGAAAGCTATCAAGAAAATCTTCAATCGGCGCTAAAAATAGGTGTTGCACTAAATAAAGAACAACAAATGAAAGATCGCATTAATCAGCATGAAGCAGTGATGTCCAAGTACCAAGCTAAATTTTTGCAGCAGGATAAAGTCCAATTTGCTGTGGTAACTGACAAAGGTATGTGGATGCATGGCCCGTTGTCATATGCTGGTGGGGTTATTGATGCTCTGGGCCTAAGCAGTCCTATTTCACAACAGATCAATAAACCCTATATTGAAACCAGCTTGGAGCAATTACTGAAAATTAACCCAGACTGGCTGCTTATTGGACCTTATAAAAACGAAACTGTAATTGATGAATGGGAAAAAAATCCTCTGTTTAGAATGCTTTCTGCTGCTCAAAAAAAACAAATTATCAAGGTTTCGCCTGCTTTATGGTCGCTGAATCGAGGGATGATTGCTGCTGAAATCATTGCAAAAGACTTAGATACACTACTTAATAGCCAATGA